Proteins found in one Terribacillus sp. DMT04 genomic segment:
- a CDS encoding carbohydrate ABC transporter permease, with amino-acid sequence MKLPNKVIGYLFLAICAIISIFPFYWMVVSMTNTSADVTRGSLLPGGHFIENFKNLTQTVDLVPALTNSAVIAIGSTILSLLIASLAGYGFEIYRSRAKDVVFNILLLSMMIPFAALMVPLFRMFGSITPVLPFIGIDTLSAVVLPTITTAFLIFFFRQSTKMFPKEILEAGRIDGLKELGIFFRIYVPTMKTTYAAAAIITFMASWNNYLWPLVVLQSPEKQTIPLLISTLGSSYSPDYGMIMMAIVIATLPTAIIFFFMQKHFVAGMMGSVK; translated from the coding sequence TAAAGTGATTGGCTACCTGTTTCTTGCTATTTGTGCGATCATCTCAATCTTTCCATTTTATTGGATGGTCGTTAGTATGACCAACACCTCAGCAGATGTCACAAGAGGCAGTCTGCTGCCAGGCGGGCATTTTATTGAGAATTTTAAGAACCTTACACAAACAGTTGATCTGGTGCCCGCTTTAACAAATTCAGCAGTAATTGCTATAGGGTCGACGATACTGAGTCTGTTAATTGCCTCTTTAGCAGGGTATGGGTTTGAAATCTACCGAAGCAGAGCAAAAGATGTTGTATTTAATATTTTACTATTGTCAATGATGATTCCGTTTGCTGCCTTGATGGTACCTTTATTCCGGATGTTCGGTTCTATCACACCAGTGCTGCCGTTCATTGGTATTGACACACTTTCTGCTGTTGTTCTTCCGACAATCACAACAGCTTTCTTAATCTTCTTTTTCCGGCAGAGTACCAAAATGTTCCCAAAAGAAATATTAGAAGCAGGTCGTATAGATGGGTTGAAGGAGCTCGGTATCTTTTTCCGTATCTATGTACCAACAATGAAGACGACATATGCGGCAGCTGCCATTATCACGTTCATGGCAAGCTGGAATAACTATCTCTGGCCGCTCGTTGTACTGCAGTCGCCAGAAAAACAGACCATTCCACTGCTTATTTCAACGCTAGGGTCCAGTTACTCACCAGATTACGGCATGATTATGATGGCAATCGTTATTGCGACGCTGCCGACAGCGATTATCTTCTTCTTTATGCAAAAGCATTTCGTTGCAGGAATGATGGGCTCAGTGAAGTAA
- a CDS encoding glycoside hydrolase family 2 TIM barrel-domain containing protein: MTYNTKVTPSLDWLSDTSVFAVNRLAAHSDHLYYETMEQAKSCGEMPWRHSLNGQWKFHYAKNPATRPASFYEQGFDCSSWDSITVPAHIQLEGHGTPQYVNTMYPWDGVHDIRPPEVPMEDNPVGSYVTQFTVPEHMEDMPLFISFQGVESAFYVWLNGHFVGYSEDSFTPAAFDLSDYLQPGDNKLAVEVYQRSTGSWLEDQDFWRFSGIFRDVYLYTTPEIHVFDLAVQARLDDTYSKGSLKAAMQFQEALPAAAKITGSLYDKNGSLVQEAEALFSEQTAVVPFEIDKPKLWSAEDPYLYSLYLQIYNEEGQLVEVVPQQVGFRRFEMIDKVMCLNGERVVFKGVNRHEFNARAGRVVSEADMLWDIKTMKQHNINAVRTSHYPNQTRWYELCDIYGLYVIDEMNLETHGSWQKLGEVEPSWNIPGNLPEWQDIVMDRAISMLERDKNHPSILIWSCGNESYAGEVIVNVANYFRQKDPSRLVHYEGVFHAREYDEASDMESRMYAKAADIITYLENDPEKPFILCEYMHAMNNSLGGMDKYTELENKYPMYQGGFIWDYIDQALMKKDRYGQEFLAYGGDFHDRPTDYIFCTDGLIFADRKLSPKMQEVKYLYQNIKLDVTDKTIKVRNENLFVDTSAYELIWTLRRDGVTLYEESIEQNVPAGEEAAYNISIPERLLAEAGVFTIDASMKLATSSLWANAGFEVAFGQYVLEKQVVAPKSSGKLRIVEGDVNIGVHGQDFSVQFSKAAGSLTSLRYDGREMIEIPPYPTFWRASTDNDNGYQQSYTAGMWLAASTARKCTDVVLHADEKQVDVTFTYTFATAEKVTVQSLYSVFPDGKVRVKAVYNGAANLPDLPTFALSFKTSADYSNLEWFAKGPEENYEDRSHGARLCRFENTVETNGTAYARPQESGTRTGVRWLTLTNNQGSGIKLQAADAPLTCNASPYTALEIEQANHTYELPPVHYTVLTVAGKQMGVGGDDSWGAPVHPEYRLAAGEEQSFVFFIDRA, from the coding sequence ATGACGTACAATACAAAAGTGACACCAAGTTTGGATTGGCTAAGTGATACAAGTGTTTTTGCAGTTAATCGGTTAGCTGCACATTCGGATCACTTGTATTATGAAACGATGGAGCAGGCGAAGTCGTGTGGAGAGATGCCGTGGCGTCACAGCTTAAATGGCCAATGGAAATTTCATTATGCTAAGAACCCCGCAACTCGTCCGGCTTCCTTTTATGAACAAGGATTTGATTGCAGTAGTTGGGATTCGATTACTGTACCGGCACATATCCAGCTGGAAGGGCACGGAACGCCGCAATATGTAAATACAATGTATCCTTGGGATGGGGTACATGATATTCGGCCGCCAGAGGTGCCGATGGAGGATAATCCAGTCGGCAGTTATGTGACACAATTTACAGTACCAGAGCATATGGAAGATATGCCATTGTTCATCTCTTTCCAAGGAGTTGAATCTGCGTTTTATGTGTGGCTGAACGGTCACTTTGTTGGTTATAGTGAGGATTCTTTTACACCGGCAGCATTTGATTTGTCCGATTATTTGCAGCCAGGTGACAATAAATTAGCGGTAGAGGTGTACCAGCGGAGTACAGGCAGTTGGCTGGAGGACCAGGATTTCTGGCGTTTTTCCGGCATTTTTCGTGACGTCTATCTCTATACCACACCAGAGATACATGTGTTTGATTTGGCAGTGCAAGCAAGATTGGACGATACGTATTCAAAAGGTTCTTTAAAAGCAGCCATGCAGTTTCAAGAAGCATTGCCAGCGGCTGCTAAAATAACGGGCAGCCTCTACGATAAAAACGGCAGCTTAGTGCAGGAAGCAGAAGCTTTATTCAGCGAACAAACAGCAGTTGTGCCTTTCGAAATTGACAAACCGAAATTATGGAGTGCAGAAGATCCTTATTTGTATTCACTGTATCTGCAAATCTACAACGAAGAAGGGCAGCTAGTGGAAGTTGTTCCGCAGCAAGTTGGCTTTCGACGTTTTGAAATGATTGATAAAGTAATGTGCTTGAACGGAGAGCGCGTTGTATTCAAAGGCGTCAATCGGCATGAGTTTAACGCTCGTGCAGGCCGAGTAGTCTCGGAAGCGGATATGCTGTGGGATATTAAAACGATGAAACAGCACAATATCAATGCCGTCCGGACATCACATTATCCGAACCAAACCCGCTGGTATGAGTTATGTGACATATACGGTTTGTATGTGATTGATGAAATGAACTTGGAAACACATGGGTCGTGGCAGAAGCTCGGTGAGGTAGAGCCGTCTTGGAATATCCCGGGAAATTTACCGGAATGGCAAGATATTGTGATGGACCGGGCTATTTCGATGCTGGAACGAGATAAAAATCACCCTTCTATCTTGATTTGGTCATGTGGTAATGAATCATATGCCGGTGAAGTAATTGTAAACGTAGCGAACTACTTCCGTCAAAAGGATCCAAGCCGTCTTGTTCATTATGAAGGCGTGTTCCATGCTAGAGAGTACGACGAAGCAAGTGATATGGAAAGCCGCATGTATGCCAAGGCTGCGGATATTATCACTTATCTGGAAAATGATCCGGAGAAACCTTTTATCCTTTGCGAGTACATGCATGCGATGAATAACTCATTGGGCGGTATGGACAAATATACCGAACTGGAAAATAAGTATCCGATGTATCAAGGCGGGTTTATTTGGGATTATATTGATCAAGCATTAATGAAAAAAGATCGTTACGGTCAAGAATTTCTTGCCTACGGAGGCGATTTTCACGATCGTCCGACCGATTATATATTCTGTACCGATGGACTCATTTTTGCCGACCGCAAACTGTCGCCAAAAATGCAGGAAGTAAAATACTTGTATCAAAACATCAAGTTAGATGTAACGGATAAGACAATCAAGGTACGAAACGAAAACCTTTTTGTAGATACATCTGCATATGAATTAATCTGGACACTGCGAAGAGATGGTGTGACTTTGTATGAAGAATCCATCGAGCAAAATGTTCCAGCCGGTGAGGAAGCAGCTTATAACATTTCTATTCCAGAGCGTTTATTAGCCGAAGCAGGTGTGTTTACAATCGATGCAAGCATGAAATTAGCTACGTCTTCCCTATGGGCCAATGCCGGTTTTGAAGTCGCGTTTGGACAATATGTTTTGGAAAAACAGGTTGTTGCACCGAAATCATCTGGAAAACTTCGTATTGTCGAAGGTGATGTGAATATCGGGGTACACGGCCAAGATTTCTCGGTCCAATTTTCTAAAGCAGCAGGCAGTCTCACTTCCCTTCGTTACGATGGAAGAGAAATGATAGAGATACCTCCTTATCCAACGTTCTGGCGTGCTAGTACAGATAATGACAATGGCTACCAGCAAAGCTATACAGCAGGCATGTGGCTGGCGGCTAGTACAGCGAGAAAGTGTACAGATGTAGTCTTGCATGCTGATGAAAAGCAGGTGGACGTTACATTCACTTACACGTTCGCTACAGCTGAAAAGGTGACCGTACAAAGCCTTTATTCTGTGTTCCCTGATGGAAAAGTTCGTGTCAAAGCCGTTTACAATGGTGCAGCCAACTTGCCGGATCTGCCAACATTTGCTCTTTCTTTCAAAACGAGTGCTGATTACAGCAATCTGGAATGGTTTGCCAAAGGACCAGAAGAGAACTACGAAGACCGGAGTCACGGTGCAAGACTATGCCGTTTCGAAAATACGGTGGAAACAAACGGAACAGCATATGCAAGACCGCAGGAGTCTGGCACAAGAACAGGAGTCCGCTGGCTGACACTGACGAACAATCAAGGCAGCGGTATTAAGCTACAAGCAGCAGATGCACCGCTCACGTGCAATGCATCTCCTTATACAGCTTTAGAAATCGAGCAAGCAAATCATACTTATGAGCTGCCGCCTGTCCATTACACAGTCTTAACTGTTGCTGGCAAGCAGATGGGTGTTGGAGGAGATGACAGCTGGGGAGCACCAGTACATCCGGAGTATAGATTAGCAGCTGGGGAAGAACAGTCCTTTGTATTCTTCATTGATAGAGCGTAA
- a CDS encoding antibiotic biosynthesis monooxygenase, whose product MFVNQVIFEGDIANEDKIINKVKHTMEELTDVSGLHTAECWNKDTKKNDTVAYAIVTKWDKKQDFVAWISRESHVAEHRAMRKEKKDQAPVMTKTLLQYEEAVFA is encoded by the coding sequence ATGTTTGTCAATCAAGTTATTTTTGAAGGCGACATTGCCAATGAAGATAAAATTATTAATAAAGTAAAACATACAATGGAAGAGCTGACAGATGTCAGCGGCTTACACACAGCTGAATGCTGGAATAAAGATACAAAGAAAAATGATACGGTTGCTTATGCAATTGTGACGAAATGGGATAAAAAGCAAGATTTCGTCGCTTGGATTTCTCGTGAATCTCATGTAGCAGAACACCGTGCCATGCGCAAAGAGAAGAAAGATCAAGCTCCAGTGATGACGAAAACATTATTACAGTACGAAGAAGCTGTCTTTGCATAG
- the guaC gene encoding GMP reductase: MENVFDYEDIQLIPAKCVVESRSECDTAVTLGNHTFRLPVVPANMQTIIDETIATYLAKNNYFYVMHRFEPETRIAFIKQMQEQNLIASISVGVKEDEYGFIEDLAKQNLVPEYITIDIAHGHSNAVISMIQHIKKHLPESFVIAGNVGTPEAVRELENAGADATKVGIGPGKVCITKIKTGFGTGGWQLAALRWCAKAASKPIIADGGIRTHGDIAKSIRFGASMVMIGSLFAGHEESPGDTVEKEGKLYKEYFGSASEFQKGEKRNVEGKKMFVEHKGALQDTLTEMEQDLQSSISYAGGNKLEAIRNVDYVVVKNSIFNGDKVY, from the coding sequence ATGGAAAATGTATTTGATTACGAAGATATTCAGCTAATTCCTGCAAAATGCGTAGTGGAGAGCCGTTCAGAATGCGACACAGCGGTCACACTAGGGAACCATACATTCCGTCTGCCGGTCGTACCAGCTAATATGCAGACGATCATTGATGAAACAATTGCCACTTACTTGGCTAAAAATAATTATTTTTATGTAATGCATCGCTTTGAGCCAGAGACTCGAATCGCATTTATCAAGCAAATGCAGGAGCAGAATTTGATTGCTTCTATTAGTGTCGGCGTAAAAGAAGATGAATACGGCTTTATTGAGGATCTAGCCAAGCAGAACTTGGTTCCAGAATACATCACAATTGATATTGCACACGGTCATTCGAACGCTGTTATCTCTATGATTCAGCACATAAAGAAGCATTTGCCTGAAAGCTTTGTAATTGCCGGTAACGTTGGTACACCAGAAGCAGTCAGAGAACTTGAAAATGCAGGTGCCGATGCTACAAAGGTAGGAATTGGACCAGGTAAAGTATGTATTACGAAAATCAAGACCGGCTTCGGTACCGGCGGCTGGCAGCTGGCTGCGCTTCGCTGGTGTGCCAAAGCAGCTAGCAAACCAATCATCGCGGATGGCGGTATCCGCACACACGGAGATATTGCAAAATCTATTCGTTTTGGCGCTTCTATGGTCATGATTGGATCTTTATTCGCGGGTCATGAAGAATCTCCTGGTGACACAGTTGAAAAAGAAGGCAAACTGTACAAAGAATATTTCGGTTCTGCGTCTGAATTCCAAAAAGGCGAGAAACGCAACGTGGAAGGCAAGAAAATGTTCGTTGAGCACAAAGGCGCTCTTCAAGATACATTGACAGAGATGGAACAAGATCTGCAGTCCTCCATTTCTTACGCTGGCGGAAACAAACTAGAAGCAATTCGAAACGTTGATTATGTTGTTGTGAAAAACAGTATCTTTAATGGAGATAAAGTTTATTGA
- a CDS encoding reverse transcriptase-like protein — translation MKLRMNITYCTPRGTEAAFHSEFMPAGAVLLLMEDMQQNSRVVQTEILDQYETEWTLKELRAYMKELETEPHHVRLFADGGFEKHTGRSGLGCVVHYEQNQKEYRLRRNREIEQLASNNEAEFAALHFAIGILGEIGVQNQEIEVFADSRTVIMQMSGEWPIYEKELQYWADKTDDLIKECGITVLYTHVDRKQNKEADQLASQALKKIEIDSTIQK, via the coding sequence ATGAAACTTCGAATGAATATCACGTACTGCACACCAAGAGGAACGGAAGCCGCATTTCATTCAGAATTTATGCCGGCTGGTGCTGTATTGCTGCTAATGGAAGATATGCAGCAAAATAGCAGAGTAGTGCAAACGGAAATACTTGATCAGTATGAAACAGAATGGACGTTAAAAGAATTACGAGCATATATGAAGGAACTTGAGACAGAACCGCATCATGTTCGACTGTTTGCTGATGGCGGTTTTGAAAAGCATACTGGAAGATCGGGGCTCGGCTGTGTTGTGCATTACGAACAAAATCAGAAGGAATATCGTCTGCGCCGCAATCGAGAAATAGAGCAGCTAGCTTCTAATAACGAAGCAGAATTTGCAGCCTTGCATTTTGCAATTGGTATCTTAGGGGAAATCGGTGTACAAAATCAAGAGATAGAAGTATTCGCTGATTCTCGTACTGTCATCATGCAAATGTCTGGAGAGTGGCCGATTTATGAAAAAGAACTGCAGTATTGGGCAGATAAAACGGATGACTTGATAAAGGAATGCGGGATTACGGTTCTGTATACACATGTGGATCGGAAGCAGAATAAAGAAGCAGACCAGCTAGCAAGTCAGGCGCTGAAAAAGATTGAGATCGACAGTACCATACAAAAATGA
- the solA gene encoding N-methyl-L-tryptophan oxidase → MLYDVIVLGAGSMGLSAGYQLAKKGRQVLLLDSYYPPHVHGSHHGETRIIRYAYGEGEAYVPLALRAKELWKELEQQLSRDIFAETGVLNSGPETSPFIQNVIKSGKAYDLQVEQLTAAEMKNRWSGLTVPSDYIGCYEKDAGYLLTDPILKGYAQLAASHGAVVAGGQRAETIQMKDSLVEVKTKEHTYRGKKLIVTAGAWGGELLAQLGLKLPIQVTRKTFAWLHADKHFREGSFPCFSFDTELGTYYGFPNINHTGLKIGRHDTGTPIHPDDKGTPYHDGDTEELLRFLTRFMGDGSFNLREGKTCMYSMTPDEDFLIDYHPDYPQILYALGFSGHGFKFASAIGEVLSEMAMEKETTIDVSSFRNTRFQ, encoded by the coding sequence ATGTTGTATGATGTTATTGTTCTTGGAGCTGGATCGATGGGCTTGAGCGCAGGCTACCAGCTTGCGAAAAAAGGGCGGCAAGTGCTGTTACTAGATTCATACTACCCGCCACATGTACATGGAAGCCATCATGGAGAAACAAGAATTATCCGGTATGCATATGGTGAGGGAGAAGCATATGTACCGTTGGCTCTGCGGGCAAAAGAATTGTGGAAAGAGCTGGAACAGCAACTAAGTAGAGATATATTTGCAGAGACTGGCGTATTAAACAGCGGACCGGAAACAAGTCCTTTTATTCAAAACGTTATAAAGAGCGGAAAAGCTTATGATCTGCAAGTCGAGCAGCTTACTGCTGCCGAAATGAAGAACCGCTGGTCAGGTCTGACTGTTCCATCTGATTATATTGGCTGCTATGAAAAAGACGCTGGTTATTTGCTGACAGATCCAATTCTAAAAGGGTATGCACAGCTGGCTGCTTCTCATGGGGCTGTCGTGGCGGGCGGACAACGCGCGGAAACCATCCAAATGAAAGATAGTTTAGTGGAAGTTAAAACGAAGGAGCATACATACCGAGGGAAGAAATTGATCGTAACAGCGGGAGCATGGGGAGGCGAGCTGTTGGCACAGCTTGGACTAAAACTGCCGATTCAGGTGACTAGGAAGACATTTGCGTGGCTGCATGCAGATAAACACTTTCGAGAAGGCAGTTTCCCGTGTTTTAGCTTTGATACAGAATTGGGTACTTATTATGGTTTCCCGAATATCAACCATACAGGATTAAAGATCGGACGCCATGACACCGGTACACCAATTCATCCAGATGATAAAGGCACTCCTTACCATGATGGAGATACAGAGGAACTGCTTCGTTTCTTGACACGATTCATGGGGGACGGTTCCTTCAACTTGCGAGAAGGAAAAACATGTATGTACAGTATGACGCCGGATGAAGATTTTCTCATAGACTATCATCCAGATTATCCGCAAATTCTATATGCACTTGGCTTTTCCGGACATGGCTTCAAGTTCGCCAGTGCAATTGGCGAGGTTTTGAGTGAAATGGCAATGGAGAAAGAGACAACAATAGACGTTAGCTCATTTCGGAATACAAGATTCCAATAG